GAACCAAGCTGGAGCTCAGAAAGCTTTAAAATGGGCTCCAGACTTGTGGGAGTCCCTGGGTTTGGTTTTCTGCCCCCGAGGGACCTGAATGCATCATGGCCCAGAACCCAACAAGGGTGGGAAGAGAGAGTGACATTTTCTCCCAGGCCATCCACACTCCAAGAACTAgaaggtggctcaggcctgcccATCCTGAGGCCTGGTCTTCCTCCCATCCCAATCAGCCCTCTACTACTCCTCTCCGTACCGGTGCACTTCCCTTGTGGCAGCTGCAACTATGGGCTCTGTTTGGGTGTCTGCCATAGAATCCAGTATGCATCAGGTACCTAATAAGTGCTGAGGGTAGTGaggctcctgagcagctgggtgaGTGACCCATGGCCCTGCCTGCGCCACAGTGAgcacctgccctgccctgctttctGTCCATCCCCTGTCACTCAGTCTGCACAGTCACTCTGTGCAGCTGGCGCTGGTGATGTCCCATCTCTGCTGTCCACATGCAGACAGGGAAGGCTTGTGGGTGAGGAAACTCATCCAGATCCCACGGTTGGTAAGAAGTGGGGCTGAAATTGGACCCAGGGCATTGGCTGCTCCTCAGGGAGAGGCTGGTCTGAGACAGCTGGTGCCAGAGACACAGCCTGCAAAGCTCAGCTGCTCACCGCATCCATGAGGGTCAGCTGCTCTGCCAGCAGCCTGGGAGGGAAGGTCGTCATGTCAGGCAGCTCCTCACTGGGTTGGTTCTTTACAGACCCGCGACAGGGACAGGAGGActctggggctgactgtggctcCAGCACTGTCCCTGGAGGGGGCCCTTCCcctggtgctggtgctggtgctggCCCTGGTGCTGAATGTAGATACCCGGGCGCACCCAGGGCTGCACGTGACTCTGGCTCCAGAGCAGGCCCCAGGTCCGCCAGCAGTGGTGGTGCTGGCTCCAGGGCCGGCATTGTTAATGCGTGTTGCCCAGGACGTGGAGCAGGAtctggaaaaggagaaaaggtcACCACACCAGTCATTTTTCACTGGGTTTTCCAAGCACAGAAATGACCGGGTGGAATTTAAGGGAATTGTAGCCCCAAAACACCACCCCCGGAAAGTCTTGCAGACTGCAAGCCCCCTCACCATCTGGCTTGGCCTCGTTGGGCTCCGGAAGCACCAACTGGCCTAGGACAATTTCCTGATGGTCCTCCAAGCCCAGTCCAGGCCAGGCAAAGTTCTTGAAGGCCAGCTTTATCCAGAAAGATGACTGTTGCAGGGACTGATAGCAACCTGAAGAGTTTTCAGCTGGCCAGGTGAACAAAATggaggtggtggtgctggtgatgGAGTGGACAGCTGAGTCAGAGGCCTGGTCTTCTCCCACACAACCCTACAGGGCACCCTTGCATGGTTCTGGGTCCCTGGCCTCTTGCTGCCTGTGCAGAGGACAGCTCCACCCTACTCCAAGCCATCAGTACTGTCCTGGAAGGGGCAGACCTGCCCATGCAGCAGGGCTGTACAGACCCCCATAAGCCCTGGCGTCCCACTGACGTTCTCTTCCCAAAGGCCCTGGAGCACAGCACTGTACACCTGGGCACTCAAGACTGCAGCTGCAGGCAGATTTGTGAGCAGCTTCCTCATCAAAGCTCCAGATCTGGGTCCCCTGGTCCTGGGGTTAGGAGGGAAGGGGCAGATGTCGGCGGGGGAGGAGGACAGGGAGAGCTGGGAAGCCACGGTGCTGAGGGGGATGGGTCTACTCAGTGGCCAGCTGTGACCCCAGCCTCCCCTCTGCTTTGCAGGGGACCTAAGTCTCCATTTACAGAACTCACTTTTTGCCTCTTGTGGGGGAAGTCCCCAGATGTCAGCCTTCTCGTGGGAATTATAAGAAGTATGAGCCCCAGGGCTCCTTTAGTCTCTCCCCAGCCAGAGTCCACATATTTTCCCCCATGTTTTGTGGGTGAAAAGGCCCTTCAGAACCCTAAATCCACCCGGTTTATATTTGTTGCTGGGCTGCGTCATTCTAGTCAGAGTCTGGGAGGATGCCACCATACGTAGAGGAGGCCATGAGGGTCTCACCTGTAACATTCTGTAGATGTGACTTGTTTATTCTGTCTACTGTGAGTGCCTGACTCTGAGTAGAATCAAGGCCGGGGGATGTCATCTGCTTTGTTTATGAAATGATGCCAAGCCCCAAGAAGAGCGATGCACAAATGAGGTGTTTTGAATGTATGTGTTGAATGAGTGAACCCCAACCTTTGGAGAACCCCAGTGAGCCTCTCCAGATGTCTGAGTGGGCCTGTGGCTCCTTTTTCAGCACCAAGGGACCCCTCTTCTGTCTGTGTCAAGGAGAAAGACCAGCCAGAAGGAATCTCAGACATCCTTTACCAGTGCCATCGCAGACTTGGTTTCTATGTGTTTTTCCAAACAGTGAGTGATATAGGCCATTGAGGCAGAATGCTGAGAGCTGCTTCAAGTGAGGGGGAAGAGAAAAGTAACAAACATGAATCACAGCACCCCCAGCAGATTTTCCAGAGTTTTAGGCTCTAGGGACCCCTTTGTTTGCTGTGTCTTAGATCATTGAGTCCCTTCAAGAACCCTGTGAGGTTCGTCTTCTCACTACTCCCTGTTCCAGAGGAGCCAACCGAGGCCCCGAGAGGTGCATCTTCAAGACAGAGCCAGTAGGGGACAGAGGCACCTCTGTGTCTTGGAGGGGGATGGACACTCACCTTCTAACCAGTAGTTCCAAAAAGTGTGGCACAGTGATAAAGTCCCAGGAGGGGCCCAAGCAGGTGGCATAGGAGGAGATGGGTTTAGTTAGAAAGGCTGGAACCAGGGACTCCAACAGCTTCTCCCCAGTGCCGGGCTGGAAAGTTAGCATCCTGCAGATCTCATTTTCATACTAGGGGGACAAGGAGGGACATGGGAGTCAGTGGTAACACCATGGACCACCAGAGGATCGGGATCTGGAACTCACACCAAGAAGCACCAACCCTTCAGGGACTTGTGCATGTGGAGAACCTGGGTGCCCATGGTGAAAAGCGTTCTAGGCTTTCAGAGTAACATTGCATGTGAGGATGGAGAATGATAAAACGATTCCTGCCTTCAAGGCATCGTCCCGGTGTTTGTCAGCTGTGGGGCAACAGCACCCTCTGTGTCAGCAACCTGCATGAAGAGCATCATCCCTCCAAGTCCTCaaggcctggggaggcctcatccCGTCCTCATTTCAGCAACAGCACACAGGACAATACGCTCTAGAAGAACTCTTTGACTTAAAGGTATATGATTGTTTTTGTTCCTTTAACATGAACGTGAGTCTGGAGAAACAGCTACGGCCATCCCAGCCCTGGCCAAGGGGAAAATGCCGGAAGACTCCAGGGTGGGAGGAAGCGCGTCCCAAGGCCCAGGATCTGCGAGGCGACTCGGGGAAAACGCAGGCAGGTATTGAACCCGTGAAAGGTTATGCAAATGTATGTTTGAAAGTGGAAATGAAACAAGGATTTTCTCTGCCACACAGACGGCAGGTtggcaaaaagttaaaagcatgTTAGTATTCAGGGGAGGCTGCGTTCAGAGAAGCAGCTACCTTCAGAGGCTGCTGGTGACCGTGTGACCAGCTGGAGCCCTTTTGGAAAGTCAGCTAGCTAGAGCTGTTGAAAGTTGATACCTGCATATCCTTTCACCCAGATATCCCTTTCCTGGGTGTCTGTCTGCTGCAGgggatttgtttattttatgggttgaattgtgtccccttcCCCAAATGTAACTGTTTCTATTCTCAACCCCAGAgactcagaatgtgactgtgtcTGGACACAGAGTCCTCCAAGAGGTAATTCAGGTGAAGTGAGTTCATTAGGGTGGCCCCTAATTTAATATGCCTGGGGTTCTTACAAGGAGAGGGGGTCAGCGCACAGAGAAGTTCAAGAGAAGACCCTGTGCTGACTGAGATAGAAGTCCGCCATCTCCAAGGCAAGGAGAGAGGCCCAGAGAAACCACCCCAGGCTGACAGTTTGACgttggacttccagtctccagaattgtgaggaaCCACATTTCTGTGGTTAAGCCCTTCAGTCAGGGTGCcgtgttatggcagccctggcaaaCTGCTCCAGCCTGTTAGGACACGCATAGGATTATGCTCCTTGTAGAAAGGCTGCCTCGAAAGGGAATTTTATCATGACAGGCTCCACCAGCACTGAGAGGCTGACCCGCTGTGGAAAATGGCCTCCCTTAAGGAATGTTACAATGACATGCGAGGGTACAACTCCTGCCTGATGGGGCTGCAGGGATGAGTTCTGTGAGATGACACTTTAAAGACTAATGTATAGAGTCGCTTCACCTTCTTTTGTTGTCATCAatgcaccccccccccccacccccaccccttgtTTGTGCAAAAGTGTTGGATTTTAAGTCCTGGAGGAGGTCTGGCAGGGCAGTGGAGCTGCCTGTTGCTGGAACTCCACTTAGGGTGGGGAGTTAAAATGATAACAGTGTGAGTATTTTGCTGCAATGTTACCATTGTACTCAATTCTTAAAGCAACATGCCGAGATACTCCTGGCATAGCCTGAAGTGAAAACAGAAGGATTTTCTCTGGTCTTCCTCTGATAGGTGAAAGGGACTTTGCCTGTAACCAAGTTGCCACTGGGGACTAATGGCAGCCAGATTCCTTTGGGAGAGGACAGTGGGTCACTCAAGTGGGAACGCCCTAGGATGGAGCTTAGGGAGTCCCCATATTCGTGTCTGAGTCCTGGGCCCACCTTGGTTTTCACAAGTCCTGTCTGTGGAGACCCTTCTGTGCCCAATCTCACCGCAGACCGGCACTGGACGTGGTTGGTGGTGTGGTGCACGTGCCCTTCTTtgaagaatatggagaaattgaaTCCATCCAACAGCTCTTGTTTGGTCTGTTGTGCGGAGCTCTGCAAAGAGAGTGCCCGAGAGCCGGGCCAAGAGGTGTCAGTGGCCTGTCTGGCTGACCCCACAGTGGGACACCCCCATTAGAACTCCTCCCTGGCACCCCCTTCCCCAACAGGATTTGGCACATAGGAGCGTCTGCATAGACCTCCAGCCAGAGAAGCCTGAGGTCTCCGGCAGATGACAGCTTGAGGACTTGGGATTCAGATGTGAGCAGACAAACTGTGTCCTTGACACTCACCTTCCCATCCTGCCAGGCACGGCCTGGGCTGTGAACCTGACATACCTACCAGGCTCCAAACACCTGACAACCTACCTGCTCCTATCCAGGGAGGGCCCCTCATCTCCTGTTTCCCCCAAACAAATGGGGAGGGGCTTGGGGCTGCCCTGATGGGCACAGCTGAGGCCTAGCCTGGACGGGCCTGCCCTGGGCCCTGTGTTACCTGTGGGTGCCTTCTGGCAAAGGGCCAGAGGCGTCGAGGGCGAGGGTTGAACCAAGGTCTATATTCTCGGGAAAGACTCTCATTTTGGCCTCTTCTGCGACGAGGAGGTCGGCAGCACGTCGGGACACAGCAGGAGAACATGTTGTTCTCTCGAGCGTCGCCTACGAAGTGAGCTGGAAATGGGGCTGTCTCTAGAATGTGGGTGCCTAGTTACCAGAATTGTAAGTTCTGTTGGGGGTCTGTCGGCAAGGAAGTGAGGTCACATCTTGTAGGTTCCATCCTGTAAGCTCCTCCTTTCCATAAGTCCTACTCAAAGGCCCCTCTGGGCTTCTGACCGCTCACCCTCCCCCGTCACCTGCTTACGTATTCACCATTATGAAAAAGTGTGCCCCTTCAGCACCTTGGGAAGACCTGGATATAACCAGGGTCCCAGGTTTGAGGAGACAGTGCTGGGTCAAACAGCCTTTATCTTAGCAGTTGTGAGACCCTAGAGAACTCCTTTGGTGTTTTGGGGTCTCCCCAGCATGCACAATGGGGGTTATGCTAGCATCTCTTTCCTAGGGAACTCATGAGGTATGTttgagataaatatttaaaaactcatgGTGTGGTGTTCCCTGTGGATATTGCACACACTTAGAAATGGAACAAATACAAGAAGGGGTGAGAGGTAACGTGGAATGCAACTCCAGTGGGCCTGGGGTCCACAGTGTGATCTCGGGAAAAGACACTTTTGCTCTGGGCCTCGTCTTTCATGCTGCGCCAGTAGAGGCTGAGATGAAATGAAGTTCAGACATCCTCCCCCTATGACATTGCACCTTCCAGGGCCTTCCCATTTTATTTAGACCCAGACCCTGTGCCTCATCTCAGCCTAGGGTGGGCAGCGTCCACAGAGACAGCACTGAGGGGTTAGTGACTCCCTTCTGAATGGTGGAATATGACACAGATGATGGAATAGCACTTCTGGGCTAGTTCAGGCTGTTACAGCAAAGAAAGAGCCGTAACGGCCTGGGGAGCTCATCAAAAACAGAACTGTATTTCTccctgttctggaggctggaagttggaTATCAGAGCAGCAGCGTGGTCGGGCTTAGTGGTGACACTGCCGCCCCATTCATTGAGCTTTTACAGGCGCTGTCCTTTCCTTGGAGGACGCCTCAACTTTAGGAGCATGGGTAGACCTCCATTCAAAGCCCAGCTCCCCCTTGTAGCTTGGTGATCGTGAGGAAGTCATAGAACATCCCTGTGCCTGTTTTCTCCTCTGAGAAATGGCGTTAGTGAGAATCGTTTCCCTTTTTAATCACAGAAAATAAAGCACGCGAAGAAGTTAACTCGGTGCCATTGGGCAGAGGGTGAGAGCCCAGCAAACCAGAGAGATCAGCTTGCCCACATCAGTGGCGAGGAGTGCGGAGAGTgggtgaggctggggcaggaagcagGCCAGCCTGCCAGAGCCCAGGAACAGGTGAAGGGCAAGAGTGAGCTCCTCACCCTGAATTCTCAGGGTTCACAGGCATGCAGGGGCTGTGGGGAGTACAATCATCAGGGCTGCTCTCGTTCCCCTGGTTCCCTCCATATCTGACGTGGTCCCAGGGCCCCTCTCCCTGTGTTTCCTCTCTGCCCtactttctttctggctgcccttccAGGACTCATTTTTGGCCCTGGTAAGGTGGAGTCTTGAGGTAACTATAGGCCTATTAATAACTCCTCTGATGTTCAACCTGCCATTTGTTGAGACCTCTGAGCTTAGTCAGAAATCTGCTCCTGCTGGGACCTGAGACCTGAGAGAGGGCTGGAGGGAGCTGACAGTGCAATGGCAGTTTTCCCTGGGGCAGCCACTCCAGGGTCTATTGGCAGGTATCTGCCAAACTGGAGCTTTCTTTTGGGTGTCTGGTGTTCTGAGGTGTGATTTTCCCTCTGAAGATAGGCTGAGCCCCAGGTGGGTGCCTTAGCCTCAGAAATGGGTCCCCCTGAGCTGGGAGCTGTGCTCTACCCTCAGTGTCCTAGGACACCTCACACCTGGCCCTGCCCATTCTGGCTTCCGAAGCCCACAGAGAGGGTCTGTAGAAATTGCTAGATACGAAAAGACTACAAATAAGTCATAGGAAGTGTATTTACATAACGCAGTGGTTTTCAGCCATTACTATATGTTTACTTCAGCAAAGGCGAAATTTAAGAATGTTAATACCCTGTGTCACCCTGCAGAGATTTGGATTTATTTGATGGGGCAGGAGACAGGcatctttggttttgttttgtttcgtttgtttcttttttgaaagcGGGActttgcagtgttgcccaggctatagcgcagtggcacgatcatgggcACTGCacccttgatctcccaggctcaaggaatcctcccttctctgcctctcaagtagctgggactatgggcatgcaccaccatgccatgctaatttttgtgttttttgtagaggtggggtctcactgttccacccaggctggtcttaaaagtcctagcctcaagctgtcctcctgcctcagcctcccacaatgctgagttgacagatgtgagccaccatgtctggcctgttTCTTTGAAGAGCTCCCTTAGTGTTTCTAATGGGCATCCAAGCAAAGAAGATTTTGCTGGCAGAAGGCTCGTGGAACCCTACTGAGGCCGCATCTTCTTCACAGCCAGCAGATCATTCCCTGAAGTGTCTGCTTAGCAGTGCACAGGCTATTTATATCCTGGGCTTTGGGGAGCTGTTGGGTTTGGGGACTGGCTGGCACATGAGTATTGGCTCTGGGATCTGTCACAGCCTGGTCCTGTGGAACACCCAGTCTAGGATCCTCCTTCCCAGACCACCATCCTGCCTCTCACTGCCCCTATGGCAGGAGACCAAAGCCATGACCCCATGGTCAAAGGCATCCATGTACGGGACCGAAGTTGAGTGACtcatgtggggaggggcggggcACAGCTGCTTGCTGGAAGGGTGTTGGGAAGTATTGGTCCATCAGCTGTCATGTCCACCTTTTCCTGCTGAATCCCAGCGATCCTCAGTGGTCTGAGAAGCGTGTGGCACCTGGGTTCTTGGCTGGCTGAGCTGGTGCTTTTGCAGCCTCTTTGGGGCTCTTGTATGTGAGGTCTCACCTGAGTTGCTTCAGGAAACCTTTGACCCTCAGGCTACCTCCTGCTTAAGAGCAGAGCCTTTGTGTGGAGATCTGGCTGGCCTCTCTAGCATCCAGCCTGTCCTGTCCTGTTATGTCTCGGTTTGAGGTTGTGCGGAGGGGTCTCTTCCCATAGAGGAGGCAAGGCCAGTCGTGTGGGTCAGAGTGAAGCATGGCGATCCCAGCTGGCTGTGCCCGGCCTTTGACTGGAGGAGTCTGAGAATGACCAAGCCTGGGGAGCTGCCCTTCCTGGGAAACGGCATGTCTCCTCCCCTATTGTGGAGTTTCTGGATGTGATCCAGAGTGTACTGGGCCTCTGTAGCATGTGCTGGGTGTAGCTGTGTGATTCAGGGTGGGAGGTGCAGGGGATCATCTGCTCTGAGCCAGATAAGGCCT
Above is a genomic segment from Pan troglodytes isolate AG18354 chromosome 23, NHGRI_mPanTro3-v2.0_pri, whole genome shotgun sequence containing:
- the LOC129135272 gene encoding ral-GDS-related protein isoform X1; the protein is MFSCCVPTCCRPPRRRRGQNESLSREYRPWFNPRPRRLWPFARRHPQSSAQQTKQELLDGFNFSIFFKEGHVHHTTNHVQCRSAVRLGTEGSPQTGLVKTKYENEICRMLTFQPGTGEKLLESLVPAFLTKPISSYATCLGPSWDFITVPHFLELLVRSTTTSILFTWPAENSSGCYQSLQQSSFWIKLAFKNFAWPGLGLEDHQEIVLGQLVLPEPNEAKPDDPAPRPGQHALTMPALEPAPPLLADLGPALEPESRAALGAPGYLHSAPGPAPAPAPGEGPPPGTVLEPQSAPESSCPCRGSVKNQPSEELPDMTTFPPRLLAEQLTLMDAELFKKVVLYECLGCIWGQRHPKGNEHMAPTVRATIAHFNRLTNCITTSCLGDHSMRARDRARVVEHWIKVARECLSLNNFSSVHVIVSALRSNPIGQLHKTWAGVSSKSMKELKELCKKDTAVKRDLLIKAGSFKVATQERNPQRAQMRLRRQKKGVVPFLGDFLTELQRLDSAIPDDLDGNTNKRSKEVRVLQEMQLLQVAAMNYRLRPLEKFVTYFTRMEQLSDKESYKLSCQLEPENP